Genomic segment of Rutidosis leptorrhynchoides isolate AG116_Rl617_1_P2 unplaced genomic scaffold, CSIRO_AGI_Rlap_v1 contig84, whole genome shotgun sequence:
TGTCATACATATATAATAGTACTAAAACATAGCCGAAATAAGATGTACGGCAAAGAAGTAGGACCGTGTGAAAGCAAAACTATCTTTAGTCGTTGATTACTTGAAAATGTCCCCCACCTAATCTCTTTGATAAGTAATTGCTAAACATGCTGAGTAGGCAGGATTAACTTCTTTGTTCTGTagtgctaatataattaacaaTTTTTTATTGTTTTCCAGGTTTATACAGGTATAGGCTAGGAGATGTGGTGAAAGTGATGGGCTTCCACAATTCAACCCCAGAACTGAAATTCGTATGCAGAAGAAACCTGATGCTCTCCATTAACATCGACAAGAACACCGAGAAAGATCTACAGCTAGCCGTTGAGAAAGCCGAGAAGGTAATAAACGCCGTTAAACTGGAAGTTGTTGACTTCACGAGCCACGCTGATCTTTCGACGGACCCTGGACATTACGTCATCTTCTGGGAACTCAACGGTGAGGCCAGTCAAGACGTTCTGCAAGAATGCTGCAATTGCTTGGATAGATCATTCGTGGATGCAGGCTACGTCAGCTCTAGGAAGGTAAAGGGAATCGGACCGTTGGAACTTAGAATCCTTCAGAGGGGAACTTTTCAGAAGATTGTGGATCATTACGTCGGAATGGGTGCTGCTGTAAGTCAGTTCAAGACGCCAAGATGTGTTGGTCCCATGAACAATGTTGTGTTCCAAATCCTGTGTACCAATGTTGTTAACAACTGCTTCAGTACTGCTTACTAGGTGAAAAGTTTGGTTTGTGTTTAATCATTGCTAATAGTGAAAATAAATAAAATCAGTTTACTAATTTAGGAAATTTTATATAAATTAAGAAAAtatgtttataattttatttttcaacataattataattatataaattaaaaaattaTCATGAGAGATATGTAAGTGAATATGGTGAAATTTGTGGGGAAGAGTGTGTGGGAACATGAGAGTGAAAATAGTGAAGGTATAAtgaaaaaatataattaatataaatggtGAGAGTATAAtgaaaaaatataattaatatattttaaatttatcaaaatttatatctaatttttttaaaaaaatatatttatattaacatctaatttgataCGGAAGTTAGTAAGACTATCGAAATCGAAAATCTACTCTTGTCAAGTGATGTCAAAACAGTACTACCTATGATATGAATTGATCTTCAGTGGGTCCAAGATTTGACATTTGAACAATCTGTGCCATAGCCCATTAAACTTCTTGGACTGTGACTGGCCCTTACGTGACCCTTTTTTCTCTGAACATGACAAAGAACGAATAAGCATGGTTTGACCTGTCTACATTAATTTACGATTAAGTACGTGGTTGTGTTTGAGTGGTAGGCGGTGACCTGACCTCAATATGTAAttatttatgattataattatagtaATTACTCCTTTCGTCATAAATTAAATACTAATTTAAGAAATTTCACACaaattaataaaaaatatattttttggtTTATTTTTCAACATAATTATGATTGTATAGATTAAAAAATCCTCATGAAAATATGTGAGTGAAAATGGTGTAGGAGAGTACATGAGAATATGATGGTAAAATTGGTGAAGGTGGTGAGAGTATAATGGAAAAACATAATTAATATTCCTTAAACTTATCAAAATTtacatttaatttaatataaaaaattaTGTTTATATTAGCATTTAATTTGGGATAGAAGGAGTATTAATTTAGCCTTTGATGATAAATATGGGCTAAATGCAGGCCCATGAAGCCCAATAAGAGTCGAAGCGCGAGTTTAATGACGTCAATGCCTTTCTTCATCTGCTACTCTCCATTTGTTGTTCCTGTTACTTTCGACTGTGTTATTTGATTCACATACACAATGGTGGATTTGAAGAGAATGGTTAAGGAATTAAAGGAGAGTACAAAATTTGTATTGTCTGTTGAATTCTGGAGAATCGGATTGTACTGGACGGTGGCTCTACTCGTCTCTTACTTTCAATTGCTTTTGTTTCCTAAGCATTTCAAGTCCTACCCTCGTTGCTCCCCAACTTCGACATCATCAAAATCCATTAGCAGTACTGTTTGCATCATTACCGGCGTAAGTTCGATCACATCTCAACCGGTATTCTAATGATTAAAGCTTTAAAGAAGTTTGTTCTGTTTTATATAGGCTACGTCTGGTCTCGGTAAAGCTGCAGCTTTTGCTCTTTCAAAGGAAGGTTTCTTTGTTGTTCTAGGTAAACTTTTCCTCCCCTCTCTGTCCTGATGCTTTAAATTTCCTTTTGATCTTTCTTGTATGGCTTATGCTTTGAATTTCATGTTTTGTCTACAGCTGGACGCTCTACTACAAAATTGGCTGAGGTATTATTACAAGTAGCTTGTTCGTTTGAGCTTAAATTCTTCAATTATTTTGTGCATGTTTGATTGGATTGTGTTTTTGTTGCAGACTGTGGCAGagattaaaaatgtaaataaagaTGCCCAGGTTAAAGCTTTTCAAGTCGACGTTTCCTCTCTTCAGTCCCTTTTGAAGTTTAAAGACTCGCTCCAACAATGGCTTCTGGACTCCAATATGCACTCTTCCATCCAACTATTGATAAACAATGCTGGGATACTAGCAACTTTGTCTCGTTGCTCTGAGGAGGGCTTTGATCAGTAAGTACTGACCTGAACTCAGTTTACACTTGGTGATGCCTGCTAGAGTTTTATCATTCCATTTCATGTGGTCTCGTCATAATTTTGCATGTTACAATTCTGTGGCTTTATGGTTAGTTTGTATGCGCTCAATGGTGAAAAGCACTTTGATCGAACTTATTTCAAAAAGGTTTGATGTCTTAATTGGACTGTTGGATTTTTTTTTTCTAGTTCTATTTAGATCACTTGAATTAACAGTGATTTACTTGTATGTATAGGGCGATGGGTACAAATTACATTGGTGCATTCTCTTTGACCAAACTTTTGTTACCACTTCTTGGTAACAGCCCTGTTGCTTCCCGGATTGTTAATGTTACCTCATTCACATACCGAAGTGGTAAGAATAGAACCAATCCTTTGTTGCAAAGTCATTTTGAATTTTAGAGGTCCATTTACATGATCTTTACCATAATTTTGAGTTGACAACTTAAGATATATTGGTTAAATTTCTGGTAGTTTTAACTTTTAAggaaaaaaagaaaaatggttgaaatctCCTATGGGCTCTTTTGTTCAGTTCACTAAATCAGCTAAAACTTAGATCAGAGACAATATTTTTTTCCCCTTCAATTCTATGATGAAAAATTTAGATTTAAATTCTGTGATGAAAAATATGTTTGGATTCACTGTTGTTCCTTCAGTATCTTCCGTGCAGGTCGACAATGATACTGTTTCTGGGAAGTGCTTCATGAGATTGAAGGGGTATCCATGTGGTCATGTATATGAGTATTCCAAATGTAAGCATTAAATCAAAATTAGATGCTGTAGAGTTTAGATGGCATTTTATctctttctataattattttatatgtttttattttttggttTTGCATTACAGTGTGCCTCCTTTTGTTCTCGTACGAGCTTCACAGGAGACTTGGCGCAATGGCTAACTTTCATCATGTCTCTGTCATGTATATGTTCCTATATTTGCCCTTCCTCTCATTTCAAAAAGAAAATATTAGTTGAGGCTAGCATTGCACATTGTATTTTGATATCACCTTTTTGTACTCATTATAGTGCAGTGGATCCTGGAGCAGTGGAAACAAATATCATGAGGGAACTTCCTTTGTGTATTTCCTATTTGGCATTGTCTGTTCTGAGACTTGTTGGCCTTTTGCAATCACCTGAGAGAGGTGTCTCCGCTATCCTTGATGCGTCACTAGCTCCTCCTGTGAGTTTCCTTAATCTAGCTGTTACCCATTCGCTGTCCATTTGATCTCATAATTCTCGTGCTTGTGCATTGCACTTTTTTTCATTTGCATCTGAATTCCAGGAAGTATCTGGGTTATATTTTTTTGGTGGAAAAGGTAGAGCTATAAATTCCTCAAAGCTCTCATACAATCCTAAGCTTGGGGAGCAACTTTGGACCACTTCCTCTGCTCTGTTGAAAGCAGCTTGTCTGGAAACTTGTTTTTCTGCTGCGGATACTATTTTATAGGTAAAGATTGTCTTCATTAACTAATCGAAGAAAAAACTTCAACTTGTTTATCAGAAGGGgatataaaaaaaaatgactttGTGGCTGCCTGGCTGATTCCTTTCTCATTTCTTGCGTTCTAAGAAAAGCAAACTATGGCTATGGCCTCTTGCGAGATTCATGCCTTCTCCATTTGACAATGATCTCGATATATCTCACCCCCAGGCTGATAGGCAGCTCAATTTCTTTGGAAGATCAGTCTGCTGTCGACTTTGCTCAGCAGCTAGGATACATAGACCAATCACAATCAACAGTCAGGTCATTTGTATTATCCACTGTTGTAACAAACTTATTActgatttttgtttttcttttatagTTAGTTGAGTATGTTATGATGCATAGTTACAATTTTTATaatgtgaataaataaataactgaAATCAATTGTTTTCGCCAAAGTTGCCACTTCATATTCGATTGACCAACCGGAAGAGCAGAATCAAACTAGCATCCTTGACAAAGGTAATCAAAATGAAGATTTAAATGAATTTTACTGCCCATCGTCTTTTCAGAAGTTCTTATTGCCTTAAATTTAATACTTCACActacttttattttctttttttctttttttaaacgaTGAATTGATGTTGGAGCTACCACTTGAGTGTTAAAGACTTTCTCAACTCAATGTGCGAGTGCATTCCACTAATTAGCCACTAATTAAGTCACTTTCTCGTTGAATAGACAAAGACTTACCTAACTTTTAGACCCACAAACCATTCTCTTTCTTCCCTCAAAAAGCTTTTAGTCTTTTCGTAATTAATGAGAAACTATCTCTTCGCAGTATTCAAGTTTTCCATATCTGCATTGTCCAAAAGCTTAATCTCACAACCATTAATGACGAAGACAAGTACAAAGTCAAGGAATAATTAATGTCATACCGGCAATTATCCTTCGAGTATAAGAATGAGCTAATCTAGAGAATTTTCTTAGATGCACGTCATCCCTACACATTGATTTCGACATGTCTCTTCATTGAGTTGGTAATTATTACTTAGAGAGTTAGAATACAGTAAATGATGTACGACTTCTACTATTTTACATCATATAGTTGCAGTAATAAGAATACAAagctttctcaaaaaaaaaaaaaataagaatacaAAGCAAGTCAACAACCACAAGACGATAGGAAAGAAACTATCCAATTTGTTCTCACTGTGGATAAAGAAAGTAAGAAAGAGATGGCGGGAATGAATGAGGGACCACCACAGGACGAGAAGAAGCAGTCGCCGTGGGCCCATCCTATCTCAGGCAGTCATGAATGAAAGTAACACTTCTGAGACTCTGAGGTATGTATGTTGAAGTCGAAACCATTCTTTCTAGTTTCTcactttatctttttttttttttttccctttttctTTCACATCTTTTCACGAAGAAGGCCAAAACActgctttatttatttttatcCTATTGTAGTGTATTGTATTTTATCACTTTAATCTTAAAAAGGAAAAGTAAAGACAAGTTACCCCGAATCTAATGCTTTTAAAACCGACAACCATACAAATTACAATACATACTACGATTATATTCAATCAAAAGAGACACCTTCCCATAACTTCATTCACTACAACAAATTTATTtcaatttataatactaataatggaatGAATTAAAAAAAAGGTAAGTAGCCGATGAGTTCATTTTTCCTTTTATCTTTCCAGATAAGAGCCTCAGACAAACACCATTCCTTGGGTTCCCTACGAATTTCCTCTTTCCCAAAGGCTGATATCTAAAACGACATCGTTTGCTTCTTTTTCCTTTTGAAATAGACATTGTTTGCTTTTTTCCGTTTCTTAATACTAAATGAAAATATTTCTTTTTCCAAAAGAATCTGTGTTGGCGTGATTGTTGTGTTGTGTGCGTCTTAAAACTGGAACATATATACCGATACGATACGTAGAAGAGTATAAGCTCTGTCAGAAGCCCAAATTATTCCCAGACAGAGAGAGAGAGAATAGGTAGTAGTAACCTTCCCTCCTTCACTTACATTTCCCAGAACACCAAGACAAATCAAATTTGCTCCTCCAAATTTTTTTTCTCATCAAACAAGTTCCCTAAATAGCTGACAGCTCGAGAACATTAATGGTGATCCTTTTAGCTTAAGATCAACAACAACATCAAACCCTATTGAGATCCAAGCTTAACCCTTTTTTTTGTTGGTTTTAAGTGTAATTTGGGAACATTTAATGCATCTGTTGTGAGGTTGGTGGCATATTAACTAACAATGACGGAGTCGTCAACAACAGTGAGGTTAGTGAGATGTCCAAAATGTGAAAATCTCTTACAAGAGCTCCCTGATTACTCTGTTTATCAGTGTGGTGCTTGTGCCACCGTTCTAAGAGGTACGCTTTACTTCCTCTAATACGTTTCTTTTAAAGACTTGCTGTTTCTTTTTCTGTCTGTCTGTCTGTTCGGTTGATGAGTAAATGAATTCCTCACAAAACAGGAGAAGGTCAAAAAAATGTGACCTTTGGCTTGTTAGTTACTTATAAAGTAAAGACTCAATTTTGTTGTTGTTAATTACTTAAAGTTGCAGACTTGATCAAAGTATAATGGTCTGATTACTAGTATTATCTGCTGGTACTGGAAAGCTGAGAAATTATTGAACATGATTTTAAGCTAACAGAACATAATCTTGAGCTTTGAAACTGTGCCTCATTGGTGAATTTCACCTAATTCTATGAAGTTGAGGATTAGTTTTATTCATATTGAGCCTGAATGGGAGAAAAAATATTTTTGCTTTCTAATTGAAACCACTTAATTTTCATGTTTCACAGCGAAAAATAAACAGCAGGAAGAGGGTGATGCTTTGTTGGAGATGACAGATGGGGAAAGGCCCGCTATAATTCCTGCCAAGTCTCAAAGTTCCTCAGAGAAGGAAAAGGTAATCTTGAGTGACGCCTCAGATACAGATAATAAGTTGAATCCTCCCTCTTCTTCTGGGTGTTATGAGAGTAGTCCTGAGAAAAAAGATGAAGAACTTGCGGAGAGTTGTGGGCCTAACGGTAAAGCCGATAAGTTGCCTGTTGATCCTGATTTGAACGCCAACATTGATAAGTCAGAAAATCATATTAGCAGAGAACAAGAGGGTTTAGATTCCAACATTGGTGGATCCCACGGATCAGGACGAATGTCAGACTGGAGAGCTAGGGAGAGAGTCCCGAGAAGGGAAGAGGTGGAAGGTGTCAGATTCTCGACTTCAAACTATCTTGACAAGTCCACTCACCAGCATCCAGTTTCCTCTTTTTATGGTTATGGGGGACCACTTAGAAGTCGTATGGATCCTGACGGGCGTCAAAGAGTTCAGTACCTTGAACATGATCGAGTTGAGCTTCTCAAGAAGCTAGACGAATTAAGAGAGCAGCTTAGTCGATCATGTGATGTTGCTGACAAGACAAAGGAGAAATTTTTTCCGGCTCAAGGGAGAGTTCCGGTTCAAGATCCTTATGGTCGCTTGTCAAATGCATGGATTCCGAATGCTCCACCAATTTCCAATAAGGGATCGCCTTTTCTCAATAATTCTCCAGACTTGTTTCCCATGCATGGTGCATATCCTTCACATTCGATAATCAACTCAAAAGGTCAAATTCCGGGTTATAGGGATACTTTCGGGTCCCAAATGATTAGGAGAGCCCCGGACAAGTTATCTGGTCAATATCCATACTATTCTGACCAATTTATTGATCCATTCAGACAAAACACTTCACTTCATCAACCTCATTGTTCCTGTTTTCATTGCTATCAGCAGGTTTCAGCTTTTGGCAACAATAGGTTATCCGATGTGCCAAGTAATCCCATGATGTACCTACCTGAAAACCCTTCGGTTTTTGGTTCACGCGCTCAAAATGTTAGAAACTCAGCTCCCCCTCCTCGAATGAATGATGTTCATGGCCCGCCACAAAGATGGCCAAGTGATCTTAACCCGGAGATCAGCGGCCGTCCTCGACGGAGCAGTGGGATTCATCGCCGCCCTGTAGCTGGAGGTGCCCCATTTCTTACTTGTCATAACTGCTTTGAACTTCTTCGATTACCAAAGAAAGTAATGCATATGGGTAAAAATGAACAAAGAATGCGATGTGGAGCTTGTTCTACAGTGATCAGTTTCACAGTcaatgacaagaaactcataatttcAGATGATGCTGGCGTGGCAAAAGAAAGTAGTTCGTTCTCCCATGGCCGTGTGAATCGGTTCTCTTCTGATGATTATGATAGCTATGGATATGATTTTCAGACACTAGATAAGGAATCTTTACCCATCCTACCCTCTTTAAACTCAGTTAAGCCTCAGGAAATGCAAACCTTCCTTTCCACATCACCCAGTACCTCTGAGGATGAAAATAGTCCTAATATTTTGGTTGATACTAGAGAAGATCTAGCAAATGCTGCATTTAAAACCACCAAGTCTCCACCACTTCCAGTTTCTCCTCTACAAGAAAATTTTGATTACTCtgctagttgtaataataataacgaagTGAACCGATTTGGCAAGGGAAACCGAAGTAGTCGTTCAGAACAAGAGAAGGTGATGCCAAACAAGGTCACTACACGACAAAATTCATTAAAAGAGGCAACTGAGATGGATGTGTCCTTCAACGAGCTCTCTAATTCTGATTCAGGCGATGCTAATAGAAAAGAAGAAGTTCAACCAAGAACAAATAAAGGAGGTGAATCTTTCTTTGCAAGCATTATTAAGAAGAGCTTCAAGGATTTCACCAAAACTAATAACAACAATCAAAGTGAACACCCCATTAAAGGTAGTGTTTCAATAAACGGGCATCCTATTCCAGATCGTTTAGTTAAAAAGGCTGAAAAGCAGGCTGGACAAGTTCACCCTGGACAATATTGGTAAGTAAATAAATTTTTTAAGGATACCATAGTCTATTATCATAAATATTTCGTACATTCAAGCTGTTTGTCTTTTAATCCAGGTATGATTTCCGAGCTGGATTTTGGGGAATCATGGGTGGTCCGTGCCTTGGCATAATACCTGTAAGTAAGAGTATATTCTGAATCTGTGCCGATACGTGAGAATTGGTGTTTGTCTATATCTCAAAAATGGTTTCTTCGTTTTGGTTGCAGCCGTTTATTGAAGAGTTCAACTACCCAATGCCACAGAAATGTGCTGGTGGTAACACACTTGTTTTCGTAAATGGCAGAGAGCTTCACCAGAAAGATATGGAATTGCTCGCTGCTAGAGGACTTCCAGTGGAGGGGAATAGACGTTACATTATCGAGATTAATGG
This window contains:
- the LOC139885158 gene encoding uncharacterized protein; amino-acid sequence: MVKELKESTKFVLSVEFWRIGLYWTVALLVSYFQLLLFPKHFKSYPRCSPTSTSSKSISSTVCIITGATSGLGKAAAFALSKEGFFVVLAGRSTTKLAETVAEIKNVNKDAQVKAFQVDVSSLQSLLKFKDSLQQWLLDSNMHSSIQLLINNAGILATLSRCSEEGFDQAMGTNYIGAFSLTKLLLPLLGNSPVASRIVNVTSFTYRSVSSVQVDNDTVSGKCFMRLKGYPCGHVYEYSKLCLLLFSYELHRRLGAMANFHHVSVIAVDPGAVETNIMRELPLCISYLALSVLRLVGLLQSPERGVSAILDASLAPPEVSGLYFFGGKGRAINSSKLSYNPKLGEQLWTTSSALLKAACLETCFSAADTIL
- the LOC139885156 gene encoding jasmonoyl--L-amino acid synthetase JAR4-like — its product is VGEEYETVITTFGGLYRYRLGDVVKVMGFHNSTPELKFVCRRNLMLSINIDKNTEKDLQLAVEKAEKVINAVKLEVVDFTSHADLSTDPGHYVIFWELNGEASQDVLQECCNCLDRSFVDAGYVSSRKVKGIGPLELRILQRGTFQKIVDHYVGMGAAVSQFKTPRCVGPMNNVVFQILCTNVVNNCFSTAY
- the LOC139885159 gene encoding uncharacterized protein gives rise to the protein MTESSTTVRLVRCPKCENLLQELPDYSVYQCGACATVLRAKNKQQEEGDALLEMTDGERPAIIPAKSQSSSEKEKVILSDASDTDNKLNPPSSSGCYESSPEKKDEELAESCGPNGKADKLPVDPDLNANIDKSENHISREQEGLDSNIGGSHGSGRMSDWRARERVPRREEVEGVRFSTSNYLDKSTHQHPVSSFYGYGGPLRSRMDPDGRQRVQYLEHDRVELLKKLDELREQLSRSCDVADKTKEKFFPAQGRVPVQDPYGRLSNAWIPNAPPISNKGSPFLNNSPDLFPMHGAYPSHSIINSKGQIPGYRDTFGSQMIRRAPDKLSGQYPYYSDQFIDPFRQNTSLHQPHCSCFHCYQQVSAFGNNRLSDVPSNPMMYLPENPSVFGSRAQNVRNSAPPPRMNDVHGPPQRWPSDLNPEISGRPRRSSGIHRRPVAGGAPFLTCHNCFELLRLPKKVMHMGKNEQRMRCGACSTVISFTVNDKKLIISDDAGVAKESSSFSHGRVNRFSSDDYDSYGYDFQTLDKESLPILPSLNSVKPQEMQTFLSTSPSTSEDENSPNILVDTREDLANAAFKTTKSPPLPVSPLQENFDYSASCNNNNEVNRFGKGNRSSRSEQEKVMPNKVTTRQNSLKEATEMDVSFNELSNSDSGDANRKEEVQPRTNKGGESFFASIIKKSFKDFTKTNNNNQSEHPIKGSVSINGHPIPDRLVKKAEKQAGQVHPGQYWYDFRAGFWGIMGGPCLGIIPPFIEEFNYPMPQKCAGGNTLVFVNGRELHQKDMELLAARGLPVEGNRRYIIEINGRVLDEDTGEELDSLGKLAPTVERLKHGFGMKAPKTMAA